In Arthrobacter sp. StoSoilB5, one genomic interval encodes:
- a CDS encoding glycosyltransferase family 1 protein, which translates to MKIVIDARFTKTDHHDGISRYGSSLIAATSKIADVTMLINDKRQLALLPDVPYVMINSPLSPLELFVARKVNPLGADVVVCPMQTMGTLGRKYGLILTLHDLIYYEHPAPPGFLPAPVRFLWRLYHKAYWPQRVLLNRADIVATISRTTEALMAKFTLTRRPVRIVGNAPQPGQTPRDPAAGADKTLLYMGSFMPYKNVETMIRGMAGLPEYTLHLLSRITPQRRAELEALVPHGAKVQFHNGVTDAEYEGLLTRATALISLSRAEGYGLPLVEAMSLGTPVIASDIPIFREVGGDAVSYVDPESPTDFAAAVTALGDDRLWQERSRRSVERAGDFNWDESARQLLAAAEEVVALRKR; encoded by the coding sequence GTGAAAATTGTCATCGATGCCCGCTTCACCAAGACGGACCACCACGATGGCATCAGCCGCTACGGTTCAAGCCTCATTGCAGCAACATCCAAAATCGCGGATGTCACCATGCTCATCAACGACAAACGGCAACTCGCATTGCTTCCGGACGTCCCCTATGTGATGATCAACAGCCCGTTATCCCCGCTTGAGCTGTTCGTGGCCCGTAAAGTCAACCCGCTGGGCGCCGACGTCGTAGTGTGCCCGATGCAGACCATGGGCACCCTGGGCCGGAAGTACGGCCTGATCCTTACGCTTCACGACCTCATCTACTACGAACACCCCGCTCCCCCGGGGTTCCTTCCAGCTCCAGTGCGCTTCCTGTGGCGGCTTTACCATAAGGCGTACTGGCCCCAGCGCGTACTCCTGAACCGGGCCGACATCGTGGCAACCATCAGCAGGACCACAGAGGCCTTGATGGCGAAGTTCACTTTGACCCGCCGTCCGGTGCGAATCGTGGGCAATGCCCCGCAGCCCGGTCAAACGCCCCGCGATCCTGCGGCCGGCGCGGATAAAACCCTGCTGTACATGGGTTCTTTCATGCCGTACAAGAACGTGGAAACCATGATTCGCGGAATGGCCGGCCTGCCGGAGTACACACTGCACTTGCTGAGCCGCATCACGCCCCAGCGCCGGGCAGAACTCGAAGCCTTGGTCCCCCATGGGGCAAAGGTCCAGTTCCACAACGGTGTGACCGACGCCGAGTATGAGGGGCTCCTGACCAGGGCAACGGCACTCATCAGCTTGTCCCGGGCCGAGGGATATGGTTTGCCGTTGGTGGAAGCGATGTCGCTTGGGACCCCTGTCATCGCCAGCGACATCCCGATCTTCCGGGAAGTAGGCGGCGACGCCGTCAGCTACGTCGATCCCGAGTCGCCCACGGACTTCGCCGCGGCCGTCACGGCCTTGGGCGATGACAGGTTGTGGCAGGAACGTTCGCGCAGGTCCGTTGAACGTGCTGGAGACTTCAACTGGGACGAATCCGCCCGGCAACTGCTGGCTGCCGCAGAAGAGGTGGTTGCGCTTCGCAAGCGCTAG
- the pyrF gene encoding orotidine-5'-phosphate decarboxylase — protein sequence MPDSLEANKAQDAQQPVRESFGSRLAAAMAARGPLCVGIDPHPQLLASWGLNDDVAGLERFSLSVVEAVASLAAAVKPQVALYERHGSAGMAVLERTLAAAADADVLSIADAKRGDIGSTMAAYADAWLRDGSALAADSVTLSPYLGFESLRPALDLAAQNGRGVFVLALTSNPEGKSVQHVGGSNSVARGIVDAAAAENQRYGGVLGSVGLVVGATIGSALEDLDIDLGPVRGAILAPGLGAQGATPADLRATFGAAYPTVLATSSRGILAAGPTTAALRAATQETLDGLRAE from the coding sequence ATGCCTGACTCTCTTGAGGCGAACAAGGCCCAGGACGCACAGCAGCCGGTCCGGGAGTCCTTTGGCTCCCGGCTGGCCGCCGCGATGGCCGCCCGTGGTCCGCTTTGCGTCGGAATCGATCCCCACCCGCAGCTGCTGGCTAGCTGGGGACTGAACGACGACGTCGCCGGGCTGGAGCGTTTTTCGCTCAGCGTGGTGGAGGCCGTGGCTTCCCTCGCTGCCGCAGTGAAGCCGCAAGTGGCACTGTACGAACGTCACGGCTCGGCGGGCATGGCTGTCCTGGAGCGAACGTTGGCCGCAGCTGCTGATGCGGATGTGCTCAGCATCGCTGACGCCAAGAGGGGTGATATTGGTTCCACCATGGCCGCGTACGCAGATGCGTGGTTACGCGACGGTTCGGCCCTGGCAGCGGACTCAGTGACCCTGAGTCCTTACTTGGGCTTTGAGTCCTTGCGTCCGGCCCTGGATCTCGCTGCGCAGAATGGCAGGGGAGTGTTCGTTCTGGCGTTGACCTCCAATCCTGAAGGAAAATCTGTCCAGCACGTCGGCGGAAGCAATTCCGTCGCCCGGGGGATCGTCGATGCGGCTGCAGCCGAGAACCAGCGGTACGGGGGAGTCCTGGGTTCAGTAGGACTTGTTGTCGGCGCCACCATTGGTTCTGCGCTTGAGGATCTGGATATTGACCTCGGCCCGGTCCGCGGAGCGATCCTGGCCCCGGGCCTGGGTGCTCAGGGTGCCACTCCTGCGGACCTCCGGGCCACTTTCGGGGCCGCTTATCCCACGGTGCTTGCCACCTCAAGCCGTGGCATCCTGGCCGCCGGTCCTACGACGGCAGCGCTGCGGGCAGCTACCCAGGAAACGCTGGACGGCCTGCGGGCGGAATGA
- the mihF gene encoding integration host factor, actinobacterial type — MGLKELTPQERSDALDKAAKARAVRAAAKERLKRGEVSIAELISSGTTDEAIARMRVVELLEALPGIGPVRAAGIMADIGIAGSRRIRGLGIHQARALVDFMDTQQSV; from the coding sequence GTGGGTTTGAAAGAGCTGACACCGCAGGAGCGTTCCGACGCTTTGGATAAGGCTGCAAAGGCGCGCGCTGTTCGCGCCGCAGCCAAAGAGCGGCTCAAACGTGGCGAAGTGAGCATCGCTGAGCTGATCTCTTCAGGCACCACGGACGAAGCCATTGCGCGCATGCGCGTGGTGGAGTTGCTGGAAGCGCTCCCAGGCATAGGACCTGTACGTGCGGCCGGGATCATGGCGGACATAGGCATCGCTGGTTCCCGGCGCATCAGGGGCTTGGGAATTCACCAGGCCCGGGCGCTGGTAGATTTTATGGATACCCAGCAAAGCGTTTGA
- the coaBC gene encoding bifunctional phosphopantothenoylcysteine decarboxylase/phosphopantothenate--cysteine ligase CoaBC, whose translation MRIVLGVGGGIAAYKVASLLRLFAEAGHQVTVIPTEAATRFVGVATWEALSGNPVSNSVFDDVEKINHVRLGHEADLIVVAPATADLLAKAATGQAGDLLTNTLLMAHGPVLFAPAMHTEMWQHAATQANVETLRSRGVTVLEPASGRLTGADSGPGRLPEPEAIFTAAMALAEAATEVDAPEAVPAAHASLAGRTVTISAGGTREALDPVRFLGNRSSGKQGAALAAAALAAGATVRFLAAHMDVEPPAGVELVRVESALELREAAMKAAVDSDVVIMAAAVADFRPAEVSDTKIKKVDGEDAPLVRLVRNPDILHELVERRNAEGGRQLIVGFAAETGDAQGDVLEHATAKLKRKGCDLLVVNHVGVGRVFGQDDNSVVILSGHGAEPQSASGSKSDVAAAVVDRVGAELTRVFPAP comes from the coding sequence GTGCGCATAGTCCTCGGAGTCGGGGGAGGGATCGCAGCCTACAAGGTTGCATCGCTCCTCCGGCTTTTTGCTGAAGCCGGGCACCAAGTGACGGTGATCCCAACGGAAGCAGCCACCCGTTTTGTCGGCGTGGCTACATGGGAGGCGCTCTCCGGGAATCCGGTCAGCAACAGCGTCTTTGACGATGTCGAGAAAATCAACCACGTCCGGCTGGGCCACGAGGCTGACTTGATCGTCGTCGCACCTGCTACCGCGGATCTCCTTGCGAAAGCAGCCACGGGCCAAGCCGGTGACCTCCTGACCAACACTCTGCTGATGGCCCACGGGCCGGTGCTCTTTGCTCCGGCGATGCACACGGAAATGTGGCAGCACGCGGCAACCCAAGCCAATGTGGAAACCTTGCGGAGTCGTGGCGTAACAGTCCTGGAGCCTGCCAGTGGCCGCCTGACAGGAGCCGATTCAGGCCCCGGCCGTTTGCCCGAACCCGAAGCAATCTTCACTGCCGCCATGGCGTTGGCCGAGGCCGCCACGGAAGTGGACGCGCCCGAGGCTGTACCCGCGGCACATGCTTCCCTCGCTGGCCGTACGGTGACGATTTCGGCGGGCGGTACCAGGGAAGCGTTGGACCCCGTGCGTTTCCTCGGTAACCGGTCGTCGGGAAAGCAGGGCGCGGCACTGGCTGCGGCTGCGTTGGCTGCCGGTGCCACCGTCCGTTTCCTTGCCGCACATATGGACGTCGAGCCGCCTGCCGGCGTCGAGCTCGTCCGCGTTGAATCAGCCTTGGAGCTGCGTGAGGCGGCGATGAAAGCGGCGGTCGATTCCGACGTCGTCATCATGGCCGCCGCTGTGGCAGATTTCCGGCCGGCTGAGGTTTCGGACACCAAGATCAAAAAGGTCGACGGCGAGGACGCGCCGTTGGTGCGCCTGGTTCGAAACCCGGACATCCTGCATGAGCTGGTCGAACGGCGCAACGCCGAGGGTGGCCGCCAACTGATCGTGGGTTTTGCGGCCGAAACGGGCGATGCCCAAGGCGATGTGTTGGAGCATGCCACTGCCAAACTCAAGCGCAAGGGCTGCGACCTCCTGGTGGTCAACCACGTGGGGGTGGGCCGTGTCTTCGGCCAGGACGATAACTCGGTGGTGATCCTTTCCGGGCACGGCGCCGAACCGCAGTCTGCGTCCGGATCCAAGTCTGATGTCGCCGCGGCCGTTGTAGATCGGGTGGGCGCCGAATTGACCAGGGTTTTTCCGGCCCCGTAA
- the gmk gene encoding guanylate kinase — protein MSKKPGLTVLAGPTAVGKGTVSTYIRDNYPEVWLSVSATTRPARPGEKDGVHYFFKSAEEFDSLVADGELLEWAVVHGQNRYGTLRSTVNDAIAEGKSVLLEIDLQGARQVKAAVPDAKFVFLAPPSWEEMVRRLVGRGTETAEEQQRRLETAKLELAAEPEFDHTVINDDVRRAADELVSLMGLTPHER, from the coding sequence GTGAGCAAGAAACCTGGACTGACTGTCCTCGCAGGCCCAACTGCTGTTGGCAAGGGAACCGTATCCACCTACATCAGGGACAACTATCCAGAGGTTTGGCTTTCCGTCTCGGCCACCACCCGCCCTGCGCGTCCAGGTGAGAAGGACGGGGTTCACTACTTCTTCAAATCCGCAGAAGAGTTTGACTCTCTGGTGGCTGATGGCGAACTCCTGGAGTGGGCAGTGGTCCACGGACAGAACCGGTACGGCACGCTCCGGAGTACTGTGAATGATGCTATTGCGGAGGGGAAATCGGTACTGCTCGAGATCGACCTCCAAGGCGCACGCCAGGTAAAAGCTGCCGTGCCGGATGCCAAGTTCGTCTTCCTGGCCCCGCCCAGCTGGGAAGAAATGGTGCGTCGGCTTGTGGGTCGCGGCACCGAAACTGCCGAGGAACAGCAGCGCAGGCTGGAAACCGCTAAACTGGAACTTGCTGCTGAACCGGAGTTTGACCACACCGTCATCAATGACGACGTTCGCCGGGCAGCGGACGAGCTTGTTTCACTCATGGGGCTAACCCCGCACGAGCGCTAA
- a CDS encoding primosomal protein N', whose translation MAGNEAQPSLLQPSLLQGFPDKAPVSGPPLAAENPVARVVLESSLPHLDRPFDYSVPAELADSAVPGVRVKVKFNGQELNGYVLARADTSDAGHALTALHKVVSPLPVLTPEIAELAGTVAARYAGTLSDVLRTAVPPRVAKVEKELLSGEAGHGQEPQTPANVPDAHAWGSYSNGAPYLHHLAGGGSPKAVLTALQGFGPDGWPSLVASAVASVRASGRGAVVVVPDYRDLGQLEAALAKVLPAGDVARLAADDGQTPRYRNFLRVLSGEARVAIGTRSAAYAPVRELGLVVCWDDGDDLHIDQRAPYAHTREVLLLRAEQENAACLMASHSRSTELQRLVEMQWAVPIEAPRTVIRSTVPRVLNTADSFEQERDPLARIARLPGAAWRAAKEGLEHGPVLVQVARAGYAPSLVCETCRELARCNACQGPLAISSSSALPICRWCSTPAPRWRCNHCNGTHLRRGATGAVRTAEELGRAFPGKTVITSSGENIKATVPDAPALVVATVGAEPVAPQGYAAALLLDGNSLLRRENLRAGEDTVRRWFNAAALVRPSNQGGLVVITADDTTATGALLRWDAPGYASRELALRKELQLPPAVRVASVTGPRADVAHFSDAFEAGAKLRSGTRLRLAGPAPVQLASSGPQGSGGEAEADVRILYFIPYADAADATRAMRAVKAANAAKRTGGPVQLRLDGVDVL comes from the coding sequence ATGGCGGGAAATGAAGCCCAGCCCTCCCTGCTTCAACCTTCTTTGCTTCAAGGATTCCCGGACAAGGCTCCTGTCAGCGGACCTCCGCTGGCGGCAGAGAATCCGGTGGCCCGTGTGGTGCTGGAATCCTCCCTGCCCCACTTGGACAGGCCCTTTGATTACAGCGTGCCCGCTGAGTTGGCTGATTCCGCCGTTCCCGGCGTCCGCGTGAAAGTGAAGTTCAACGGACAGGAGCTTAACGGGTATGTGCTGGCACGCGCCGACACTTCGGATGCCGGCCACGCGCTCACTGCGCTTCACAAGGTGGTCTCGCCGTTGCCGGTCCTTACTCCAGAGATCGCGGAGTTGGCTGGAACGGTAGCTGCGCGTTACGCCGGAACCTTGAGCGACGTCCTGCGTACCGCCGTTCCCCCACGGGTTGCCAAAGTGGAGAAAGAGTTGCTGTCTGGCGAAGCAGGGCACGGGCAAGAACCGCAGACCCCAGCAAACGTGCCGGACGCCCATGCTTGGGGCTCCTACTCCAACGGTGCGCCATACCTGCATCACCTGGCCGGTGGGGGTTCTCCCAAGGCCGTCCTCACCGCGTTGCAGGGATTCGGCCCCGACGGTTGGCCTTCGCTGGTTGCCTCCGCTGTGGCGTCAGTCCGGGCTTCCGGCCGTGGTGCAGTGGTTGTCGTCCCGGATTACAGGGACCTTGGACAGCTGGAGGCGGCACTGGCAAAAGTCCTCCCAGCGGGTGACGTTGCACGGCTGGCGGCTGATGACGGTCAAACGCCCCGCTACAGAAATTTCCTCCGGGTCCTGAGTGGCGAGGCTCGCGTAGCCATCGGCACGCGATCTGCCGCCTACGCGCCGGTCCGGGAGCTGGGCCTCGTGGTCTGCTGGGACGACGGCGACGACCTCCATATCGATCAGCGCGCTCCCTATGCGCACACTCGGGAAGTCCTGCTCCTGCGGGCCGAGCAGGAGAACGCAGCCTGCCTGATGGCATCCCATAGTCGCAGCACCGAGCTCCAGCGCCTGGTTGAAATGCAGTGGGCTGTGCCGATCGAAGCGCCCCGAACCGTCATTCGCTCCACGGTGCCGCGTGTACTCAACACCGCTGACAGCTTTGAGCAGGAACGCGATCCGCTGGCCCGGATTGCACGTTTGCCCGGAGCGGCGTGGCGCGCGGCGAAGGAAGGCCTCGAACATGGCCCGGTCCTGGTGCAAGTTGCACGCGCCGGCTATGCACCCTCCTTGGTGTGCGAAACGTGCCGGGAGCTGGCCCGCTGCAACGCTTGCCAAGGACCTTTGGCCATCTCCAGCAGTTCCGCCCTGCCGATATGCCGCTGGTGCTCCACGCCGGCGCCGCGGTGGCGCTGTAACCATTGCAACGGCACCCACTTGCGCCGGGGCGCGACTGGAGCCGTGCGAACGGCAGAGGAACTAGGGCGGGCTTTTCCCGGAAAGACGGTGATCACCTCTTCCGGGGAGAACATCAAAGCCACGGTGCCAGACGCTCCGGCGTTGGTGGTGGCTACGGTGGGTGCCGAACCCGTGGCTCCCCAGGGATACGCTGCGGCGCTGCTCCTGGACGGCAATTCACTGCTCCGCCGGGAGAACCTGCGGGCCGGTGAGGACACCGTCCGGCGGTGGTTCAACGCTGCGGCGCTGGTGCGACCCTCCAACCAGGGGGGACTGGTAGTCATCACGGCGGACGACACAACTGCCACCGGAGCGCTGCTGCGCTGGGACGCACCAGGCTACGCGTCGCGTGAATTGGCACTGCGGAAGGAGCTTCAGCTTCCCCCGGCAGTGCGAGTGGCTTCCGTGACCGGGCCAAGGGCCGACGTCGCGCATTTTTCCGATGCTTTCGAGGCAGGCGCCAAACTGAGGTCCGGTACAAGGCTTCGCCTCGCCGGTCCAGCGCCCGTTCAGTTGGCCTCCAGCGGTCCCCAAGGCTCTGGAGGCGAGGCCGAGGCAGATGTCCGCATTCTGTATTTCATTCCTTATGCCGATGCCGCGGACGCCACTCGTGCCATGCGTGCCGTCAAAGCAGCGAATGCGGCAAAGCGTACAGGCGGCCCGGTTCAGCTACGGCTGGATGGCGTGGACGTCCTCTAG
- the rpoZ gene encoding DNA-directed RNA polymerase subunit omega: MSTNLEGIINPPIDSLLEAADSKYGLVIFGAKRARQINAYYAQLHEGLFEYVGPLVDTKLNEKSLSIALREINEGLLVSTPIEPAE, encoded by the coding sequence GTGTCCACGAACCTTGAAGGCATCATCAACCCGCCGATCGATTCGCTGCTTGAGGCTGCCGATTCCAAGTACGGCCTGGTGATCTTCGGCGCCAAGCGTGCCCGCCAGATCAACGCCTACTACGCCCAGCTGCACGAGGGCCTCTTCGAGTATGTCGGTCCGTTGGTAGACACCAAGCTGAACGAGAAGTCGCTCTCGATCGCCCTTCGCGAGATCAACGAAGGCCTGCTGGTTTCCACGCCGATCGAGCCCGCAGAATAA
- a CDS encoding alpha/beta hydrolase, which yields MEKVDTAHTPEGAEAPVEFFSKSLPGRTIASDVDVDGSNVAYWTYEPVKPTQHTRTILVIHGFRGDHHGLLRVADQLPDMRIIMPDLPAFGSSEPFLDGQHSVERYGHFISGFMAALDLGPKTVLLGHSFGSIVASHFAARNPGTIYPLILINPIAAPALEGPKGIMTKLAVFYYQVSAKLPKRFGLALLRNRAIVRVMSITMAKTKDKNLRRFIHGQHDAYFSAFADRRSLLESFKASVSGTVADVAEELRLPVLLIAGEKDEIATLPNQHKLMERLPEATLEVIPDVGHLIHYETPAPAAAAIRTFLEEHPA from the coding sequence ATGGAAAAAGTGGACACCGCGCACACCCCTGAAGGTGCAGAGGCCCCTGTTGAATTCTTTAGCAAATCCCTGCCAGGGCGGACCATCGCCTCCGATGTAGACGTCGACGGCAGCAATGTAGCGTATTGGACGTACGAACCCGTCAAACCCACCCAACATACGCGTACCATCTTGGTCATTCACGGTTTTCGGGGTGACCACCATGGATTGCTCCGGGTAGCGGACCAGCTTCCGGACATGCGGATCATCATGCCGGACCTCCCGGCGTTTGGCAGTTCAGAACCCTTCCTTGACGGCCAACACAGCGTCGAGCGCTACGGCCATTTCATCTCCGGTTTCATGGCTGCCCTGGACCTGGGCCCCAAAACAGTGCTTCTCGGCCACTCGTTTGGCTCCATCGTCGCCAGCCATTTTGCGGCCCGGAATCCCGGTACCATTTATCCGCTGATCCTGATCAACCCCATCGCCGCGCCTGCGTTGGAAGGTCCCAAAGGGATCATGACCAAGCTAGCGGTGTTCTACTACCAGGTATCCGCCAAGCTCCCCAAGCGCTTTGGACTTGCCCTCCTGCGCAACCGTGCCATCGTCCGGGTCATGAGTATCACCATGGCCAAGACCAAAGACAAAAACCTGCGACGCTTCATCCACGGCCAGCACGATGCCTACTTCAGCGCTTTCGCGGACCGGAGGAGCTTGCTCGAATCCTTCAAGGCATCCGTGTCGGGCACTGTGGCAGACGTCGCCGAGGAGCTACGGCTCCCCGTACTGCTGATCGCCGGCGAAAAAGACGAGATCGCCACGTTGCCCAACCAGCACAAACTGATGGAGCGCCTTCCGGAGGCCACGCTGGAAGTGATTCCCGACGTCGGGCATTTGATCCATTACGAGACTCCGGCCCCGGCTGCCGCAGCTATCCGCACATTCCTGGAGGAACACCCCGCGTGA
- the metK gene encoding methionine adenosyltransferase — MTLPLHHEHHGTPSKLRLFTSESVTEGHPDKICDQISDAILDALLAADPESRVAVETMATTGLVHVAGEVTTDAYVEIPQIVRETILGIGYDSSANGFDGARCGVSVSIGQQSNDIAGGVFNSLEAREGRQEDDYDLQGAGDQGIMFGYASDETASYMPTPIWLAHRLSERLTEVRKSGELAYLRPDGKTQVTVGYDGDRPVSVETVVISSQHAEEASLDQLRADLASHVIDPVLATSNLDISHVANILNPAGAFVIGGPVGDAGLTGRKIIVDTYGGFSRHGGGAFSGKDPSKVDRSAAYAMRWVAKNVVAAGLAKRAEIQIAYAIGQARPVGTYVETFGTETVDPARISEAINELFDLRPRAIIDALDLKRPIYTKTAAHGHFGRDEPDFTWERLDRVADLKEFFNA; from the coding sequence GTGACTTTACCGCTGCACCATGAACACCATGGCACCCCGTCCAAGCTCCGGCTCTTCACTTCAGAGTCGGTCACTGAAGGGCACCCGGACAAGATCTGCGACCAAATCAGCGACGCCATCCTGGATGCGCTGCTGGCTGCCGATCCTGAGTCCCGCGTTGCAGTCGAGACCATGGCCACCACTGGCCTGGTGCACGTGGCCGGTGAGGTAACCACTGACGCCTACGTCGAGATACCGCAGATTGTCCGGGAGACTATTCTTGGCATCGGCTACGATTCTTCCGCCAATGGTTTCGACGGTGCCCGCTGCGGCGTCTCGGTCTCGATCGGGCAGCAGTCCAACGATATCGCCGGGGGCGTCTTCAACTCGCTGGAAGCGCGCGAAGGACGCCAGGAGGACGACTACGATCTCCAAGGCGCGGGCGATCAGGGCATCATGTTCGGTTATGCAAGCGATGAGACCGCTTCGTACATGCCAACACCCATCTGGCTTGCCCACCGTTTGTCCGAGCGGCTCACGGAAGTCCGCAAGAGCGGCGAACTTGCCTATCTTCGTCCTGACGGCAAAACCCAGGTAACGGTAGGGTACGACGGCGACCGCCCGGTTTCGGTTGAAACGGTGGTGATTTCCAGCCAGCACGCTGAAGAAGCAAGCCTGGACCAACTGCGCGCCGATCTCGCGAGCCACGTCATCGATCCCGTTCTGGCAACATCCAACCTGGATATCTCCCACGTGGCCAATATCCTGAACCCCGCGGGGGCCTTTGTGATTGGTGGCCCGGTTGGCGATGCGGGCCTGACCGGTCGCAAGATTATCGTCGATACCTACGGCGGATTCTCCCGGCACGGCGGAGGAGCCTTCTCCGGCAAGGACCCGTCCAAGGTTGATCGCTCGGCTGCATACGCTATGCGCTGGGTTGCCAAGAACGTTGTCGCGGCAGGGCTGGCAAAGCGCGCGGAGATCCAGATTGCGTACGCCATTGGCCAGGCACGTCCGGTGGGAACCTACGTGGAGACTTTCGGTACGGAGACCGTTGACCCGGCCCGCATCAGCGAGGCCATCAACGAGCTCTTCGATCTCCGTCCCCGCGCCATCATCGACGCTTTGGACCTCAAGCGTCCCATTTACACGAAGACTGCGGCGCACGGCCATTTCGGCCGCGACGAGCCCGACTTCACGTGGGAGCGCCTGGACCGCGTGGCGGACCTGAAGGAATTCTTCAACGCCTGA